The following nucleotide sequence is from Austwickia chelonae.
CCGGGCTCCGCCAACGCTGGCCCGATGTGCTCGCCGCGATCCTGCCCGTTCGCAAAGTGACCTGGGCCCTCCTGGCCGAGCATGCCCATGTCGCCGACGTCGACACCGAACGAGTCGTCCTCGGATTCGCCAACCCAGGCCTGGTGCGTGCCTTCCACCAGGGCGGACACGCCGATATGGTCGGCCAGGCCCTGAACCATGTCCTCGGCCTGCGCCTCCGGGCCGAAGGAACAGTGCTGTCGCCTCCTGGGGCGGCGGGAGGCCCCGGCCACGGCGGTGGCACACCAGGGCCTCGCAACGGACCCGGCGCGGCAGAGCCTCGTCACCGACCTGATCCGAAGAGCCGGGACACGCCGGCGGCACCTCCTGAGCCGCCCGCTCCGGACAACCGCGGACGGGGGCAGTCCGCACCCCCACCAGCTGATGGCGGCTGGCCGGACGACCGGGACATTCCCCCGGACGACGACGTGCCTCCGGACCCCTGGGAAGACCCCGGATACGAGCCGCCACCGCCACCGCCGGTGGACCGTTCGGCCGAGCACACGCCGGCGCCGGCCCAGGCACCCCCACCGGCCCAGGCACCCCCACCGGCCCAGGCACCTTCACCGGCCCAGAGTCCTTCGGTGGCACCAGAAGCACCGCTGACCGCCCGGGGGCCGGCTCCCGACAGCGGTCGGATGAGCGGTTACCAGCGAGCCAAAGCCGCGCTTCAACAAGCTGGAGGTAGTCGCGCTGCCCAGGACGTTCGACCTGGTATGGCTCAGGCTGCCCCCTCTTCTCCGGAGAACGAGGATCCCGGTATCAGCGATGACGACGAAACCGTCGAAGACATGACCTCCATCGGGCAACCGGTGATCGCCAGGGTCCTCGGCGGAGTCGTTATCGACGAGTACGAAGGCTGACCGGGCTTCCCCGCACTGGCTCGTGGGCTCCGGCCTGGACCGCCACGGCGGTGTGCTTTGTGCGCTTATGCCCGTAGGCTCGCTCCTCGTGGAAGGAACCAGGTTCTACGAGACAGGGCGCAAGATCGCCGGGCCGGTGCTGCGCGCCATACTGCGAGCCCAGGTGGAGGGGCAGCAGCACATTCCCACGACAGGGCCGGTGATCATCGCCGCCAATCATCTGTCCTTCTTCGACAGCATCATCCTTCCGGCCACGTCGCCACGTCCGATCACCTTCCTGGCGAAATCGGAGTACTTCACCGGTAGCGGGATCTCCGGGGCGTGGAATCGCTTCTTCTTCACCGCGGTCGGGGCGATTCCCGTGGATCGGGAGGAGATCAGGGCGGCGCAGAAGTCCCTCGATCTGGCTCTGGGGGTCCTGTCCGGACAGGGTGCTTTCGGGATCTACCCGGAAGGGACACGCTCGCGGGACGGCCGGCTGTACCGGGGACATTCGGGGATCGGTCATCTGGTGTTGGAGTCAGGTGCGCCGGTGGTGCCGGTGGGTTTGCGGGGCACCGACCGGATCCAACCGGTGGGGTCTTCCTTCCCCCGGCCGGCGAAGGTGGGGGTCCGCTTCGGTGAGGCCTTGTACCTGCAGGAAAAGTACGCGGGGATGCCGAAGGGGAAGGCCCGTCGGGAGATCGCGGACGAGGTGATGCGGGCGGTTCATGCCCTGAGCGGGCAGGAGTGGGCGGGGGAGTACAACGTGCGATCGACCACGGAGACCGACTGATCCGGTGAAGATGTTCGGCTCGTCCGGTCAGCGCGTCGTCGACTGGACGCTCAACCTTGTCGGTGCGGCGTCGTAGGCTGGTCGGTGTGTACGAGGGTGCGGTTCAGGATTTGATCGATGAGCTCGGGCGGCTGCCCGGGGTCGGCCCGAAGAGCGCCCAGAGGATCGCCTTCCATCTGTTGCAGGCCGACGAGGAGGACGTCCACCGGCTGGTGGACTCCTTGGTGCGGGTGAAGAAGCGGGTCCGTTTCTGTGTGCTCTGCGGAAATGTCGCCGAGGGCGAGAAATGCCGTATTTGCTCCGACGAGCGGCGCGACGACAGCGCGATCTGTGTGGTCGAAGAGCCGAAGGACGTGCTGGCGATCGAACGGACCCGGGAGTTCCGGGGGCGGTACCACGTGCTGGGCGGAGCGATCAATCCAATGGATGGCGTCGGGCCGGACCAGCTGCGTTTTTCTGAATTGTTCGCGCGTTTGTCGGACGGACGGGTCGAGGAAATCATCATCGCGACCGACCCGAATCTGGAGGGTGAGGCCACAGCTGCTTATCTTGCGCGGCTGTTGTCCCCCTTGAATGTGCGGGTCACTCGTTTGGCCTCAGGTCTTCCGGTCGGTGGGGATCTGGAATATGCCGATGAGGTGACTCTCGGTCGAGCTTTCGAAGGGAGGCGTCTGCTCAATGTCTGATTTTTCGTCGACATCAGAGGAATCGCGTTCTGAGGTGACTGAACCAGCTGGGCCGGTCGAGGAGCCGCCGATGGTCGAGGCGCTCGATGCCGACCTGGCGCTGCTGGGGGAGGAGACAGCCCAGGAGGCGCGTCAGTTCCTCGCCGTGGTGCGTCAGGTCGGGGCTGGTGAAGTTCCGGAGCAGGCGATTCCGTTGCTGCTGCTGGCCGTTTCGCAGATCTTGGTGACCGGGGCCCGCTTGGGCGCCATCAACGATGTCGTCCCGCTCGAACGTTTCGAACCCGACCTGGGGATCGATTTCGATGTGGAGAAGCTGCGGGATTCCTTGGCTGCTTTGTTCACCGGGCTCGACGACTATGCCGAGGTCGTGGACCCGCTGACCACGATGGAGCTGTCGACCGCAACGCTCTCCGGCGAGCTCGCCGAAGTAGCATCGGCGCTGGTCCACGGGCTGCGTCACTATGCGGACGGGCGGGTCAGCGAGGCCCTGTGGTGGTGGCAGTTCAGCTATCTCTCCGACTGGGGTGCCCGGGCCTCTGGGGCCTTGCGGGCCTTGCAGTCGATCCTGAGCCATATCCGGCTGGATGCGGACGAGGACACCGTCGCTGAGGCGGAGTTCGACGCTCTTCACCGGTGAGTCGGGCGGGTCGTCCCTCGTATGGGCAGATCCGGTCGGTTCCCGCAGGTGAACGGGGTGAGCTTTCCGGATGACGGAGCCGTGAATCGTTCGATCGTCGAGATGTCGATGTCAGCGTTTAAGACGGTCACTTCGAGTGCCTTTCAGGCGCACCGATAGACTTCACCTCGTCAACCGTCGCTCGAGAATGCAGGGAGCGAAAAGCGTGAGTCTTGTCGTCCAGAAGTACGGCGGTTCTTCCGTCGCCGACGCAGAATGCGTCAAACGCGTCGCCCGACGCATCGTGGAGACCAAACGGGCCGGACACGACGTGGTCGTCGTGGTCTCGGCGATGGGCGATACGACGGATGATCTGTTGGATCTCGCCGAAGAGGTCAGCCCCCTGCCACCGGCCCGTGAGCTGGACATGCTCCTGACCGCAGGAGAACGGATCTCCATGGCGGTCCTGGCCATGGCGATCGCGAACCTGGGCTATACCGCCCAGTCGTTCACCGGCAGCCAGGCCGGGGTCATCACCGACGAATCGCATGGCAAGGCCCGGATCATCGACATCACCCCGGGGCGGATCACCAAGGCCCTGGAAGAGGGCCACATCGCGATCGTCGCCGGGTTCCAAGGCGTCAGCCAGACGACGAAGAACATCACCACGCTGGGCCGTGGCGGGTCGGACACGACTGCCGTGGCCTTGGCCGCGGCGATGAATGCCGACGTCTGCGAGATCTACACCGACGTCGACGGTGTCTTCACCGCTGACCCCCGGGTCGTCCCGGCCGCACGTCAGATCAGTCGGCTCTCCACCGAGGAGATGCTGGAGCTGGCGGCCTGCGGGTCGAAGATCCTGCACCTGCGGTGCGTGGAGTACGCCCGCCGCTATCACATTCCGATCCACGTCCGTTCG
It contains:
- a CDS encoding aspartate kinase produces the protein MSLVVQKYGGSSVADAECVKRVARRIVETKRAGHDVVVVVSAMGDTTDDLLDLAEEVSPLPPARELDMLLTAGERISMAVLAMAIANLGYTAQSFTGSQAGVITDESHGKARIIDITPGRITKALEEGHIAIVAGFQGVSQTTKNITTLGRGGSDTTAVALAAAMNADVCEIYTDVDGVFTADPRVVPAARQISRLSTEEMLELAACGSKILHLRCVEYARRYHIPIHVRSSFSAKEGTMITDHTIEQPEQQGVAMEAPLISGVAHDRTEAKVTIVGVPDQPGYAAKIFATVASAEANVDMIVQNVSSVDTGRTDISFTLPRVEVDQVVKALDKTKAELGYTGLLFDDHIGKLSLIGAGMRTNSGVSAKLFKALSDANINIEMISTSEIRISVITSDEELDDAVRAVHTAFDLDSSEGEAVVYGGTGR
- a CDS encoding DUF5063 domain-containing protein; translated protein: MTEPAGPVEEPPMVEALDADLALLGEETAQEARQFLAVVRQVGAGEVPEQAIPLLLLAVSQILVTGARLGAINDVVPLERFEPDLGIDFDVEKLRDSLAALFTGLDDYAEVVDPLTTMELSTATLSGELAEVASALVHGLRHYADGRVSEALWWWQFSYLSDWGARASGALRALQSILSHIRLDADEDTVAEAEFDALHR
- the recR gene encoding recombination mediator RecR, translated to MYEGAVQDLIDELGRLPGVGPKSAQRIAFHLLQADEEDVHRLVDSLVRVKKRVRFCVLCGNVAEGEKCRICSDERRDDSAICVVEEPKDVLAIERTREFRGRYHVLGGAINPMDGVGPDQLRFSELFARLSDGRVEEIIIATDPNLEGEATAAYLARLLSPLNVRVTRLASGLPVGGDLEYADEVTLGRAFEGRRLLNV
- a CDS encoding lysophospholipid acyltransferase family protein is translated as MEGTRFYETGRKIAGPVLRAILRAQVEGQQHIPTTGPVIIAANHLSFFDSIILPATSPRPITFLAKSEYFTGSGISGAWNRFFFTAVGAIPVDREEIRAAQKSLDLALGVLSGQGAFGIYPEGTRSRDGRLYRGHSGIGHLVLESGAPVVPVGLRGTDRIQPVGSSFPRPAKVGVRFGEALYLQEKYAGMPKGKARREIADEVMRAVHALSGQEWAGEYNVRSTTETD